The sequence below is a genomic window from Nyctibius grandis isolate bNycGra1 chromosome 35, bNycGra1.pri, whole genome shotgun sequence.
gggcaggattgggggggtctggggaggtgtggggcaggattaggggggtctggggcaggattgggggggccggggaggtgtggggcaggactgggggggtgtggggcaggATTGGGGGGTACAGGGAGGTGTGGGGCAGGactgggggggtctggggcaggattgggggggtgtggggcaggATCGGGGGGCAGGAATgacccccgcgccccccccccagccccatagcgccggccccccccgcccctcctccgtgcctcagtttccccggTACCGCCCGTGTCGgttcccggcggggcgggggggggggggtcagggtgggggtcagggtgggggtcagggtgggggggccctgcccgccccccccccgcactCACCGCGGCCCCGGCTCCGCTCCGCAGCTCCGCGCTGgctccgggggggggggcgggaccgggcggggccgggcggggctggggggggggtggggatggggctgcccctcccccccccgctctGGGACCCCCCCGCGACCCCTAAacccccccggagcccccccagcccctccccgaCCCACGCACGACCCCCCCCAGGTGTGCACGagccccctgtcccccccccccgtgtcacCTCATGgggtccccgtgtccccccccgaCCCCAGTGGGGTCCCTGTGACCCCCCAATGTCACCCCAGGGGGTcgctgtcccccccccccccgtgtcacCTCACGACCCCtggggtgtccctgtccccccccccgtgtcccccccatgACCCCAGGGTGTCCCTGACCCCCCCAATGTCACCCCAAGGGGTCCCTGTCGCCCCCTGTGTCACCCCACGGCCCCCCTTGTCCCCCCATGACCCCTGGGGGGGCCCCTGTGACCCCCCAATGTCACCCCAGGGGGTCTCTGTCCCCCCCAATGTCACCCCAGGGGGTTCCTGTCccccctccgtgtccccccatggccccccgtgtccccgccTGACCCCAGGGGGTCCCTGTGACCCCCCAATGTGACCCCAgagggtccctgtcccccccaatGTCACCCCagggggtccctgtccccccccccgtgTCACCTCATGACCCCTGGGGGGTCCCTGTCCACCTCAGTGTGACCCCagggggtccctgtcccccctgTCGGGGTCTCCTGTGTCCCCCCCCGACCCCAGAGGGTCCCTGTGACCCCCCAATGTGACCCCAGGGggtctcttcccccccccccgtgtccccctctGACCCCAGAGTGTCCCTGACCCCCCCAATGTCACCCCagggggtccctgtccccccccgtgTCACCCCACGGgatcccccgtgtcccccccagaCCCCAGAGGGTCCTTGTGACCCCCCAATGTGACCCCAGGggctccctgtccccccccccgtgtccccccacgacccctgggggggtccctgtgaCCCCCCAATGTCACCCCAaagggtccctgtccccccccgtgTCACCCCACGGCCCCCCTTGTCCCCCCATGAcccctgggggggtccctgtccaCCTCAGTGTGACCCCagggggtccctgtcccccctgTCGGGGTCTCCTGTGTCACCCCCCGACCCCAGAGGGTCCCTGTGACCCCCCAATGTGACCCCAGGGggtctcttcccccccccccgtgtccccctctGACCCCAGAGTGTCCCTGACCCCCCCAATGTCACCCCagggggtccctgtccccccctgTGTCACAGCACGGGGTCCCCATGTGCCCCCCTGACCCCAGGGTGTCCCTGACCCCCCCAGTGTCACCCctggggggtccctgtcccccccccgtgtccccccacgACCCCTGaggggtccctgtccccccccaatGCCACCCCagggggtccctgtccccccccgtgTCACCCCACGGgatcccccgtgtcccccccccgaCCCCAGTAGGTCCCTGTGACCCCCCAGTGTGACCCCagggggtccctgtcccccttgtccccccccgtgtccccccccccgacCCCAGGGGGTCCCtgtcgccccccccccccgcggtgCCACACGTGCCCGTCGCCATGGCgacccctccctccctcccgcccccgCCCCATTCTGACGTCACTTCCGCCCGGCCCCCGACGCCATTTCCGGTCGCCTTCGCCCGTAACaaagatggcggcggcggcaccggccgGTGGTACCGGTAGGGcgcggggcccggccccgcccccgccggggcccccgccccgcccgcgcgccgccgccatgagcgcggggccgcggcggaggggggcgggggggaggcggcggcggcggcggcccccggcccggggggtccccccggggctgcccccggcGCTGAGGAGGGGCCGCGGGTGCGGGGCCGGTTCCTCTCGGCCTGGAACAGCGTCCGCTacggtgcggggggggggacacggggacaccgggacaccgggagcggggcgggggggtcccggggcacCGGGGTGGCGTGGGGGGGtcagcggggggggggggaatggggtaccgggggggcctgggggtgctggtggggggggggggggacactgggtgctgggggtcccaggggtgccGGGGGTCCCAGacagggggctgggggtgtcaggggtcctgggggtgccggggatggggtgctgggggtcccaggggtcccaggggtgccGGGGGCAGGGGGACGGCGTCCTAGGGGTCACGGgagtggggtgctgggggtcccagggtgctgggggtgccagggatggggtgctggggtcttgggggtcccaggggtccTGGTGGTCTCAGGGAtcctgggggtcccaggggtcctgggggtcctgggggtgccagggatggggtgctgggggtcccgggggtcccaggggtgctgggggaatggggtcccaggggtcctgggggtcccaggagtggggtgctgggggtcccaggggtcctgggggtcccAGGAGTGGGGTCCTGGGGGTCTTGGGGtccagggtgctgggggcagggggacggGGTGCTGGTGGTCACGGgagtggggtgctgggggtcccaggggtgccAGAGATAgggtgctgggggtcctggggatgctgggggtcccgggggtgccagggatggggtcctgggggtcctAGGGGTCCTGGgagcggggtgctgggggtgctgggggtcccaggggtgctgggggtggggtgctgggggtgccgAGGGTCTGGGgtcccccctgaccccccccatccccccccccAGGCTGGTCGGTGCGGCCCAGGCCCCACTTCAGCAAACTCTCCCCCCTGCACCTGCTGGGCCGCGTGTACCGCCTGGGCGGCGACGGTGGGtgccgggacccccggggggAGACCGGgaccccggggtggggggttgggacccctggggggggggtttgggggtgctgggggggtcctACCCcgtctttccccccccccagagGAGCTGGAGCGTTTCCACCGGGATTTCTCCTCCCGCCTCTGGCTCACGTACCGGCGCGGTTTCCCGGTGCtcaccgggaccccccggggtggggggctcaggggggtgctggggtgggtttagtgggtgctgtggggggtttgagggtgctggggggggtgctgggggggtcctacccccctcctttccccccccccccagaggAGCTGGAGCGTTTCCACCGGGATTTCTCCTCCCGCCTCTGGCTCACGTACCGCCGCGGTTTCCCGGCGCTCGCCGGGACCCCCTGGACCACCGACTGCGGCTGGGGCTGCACCCTGCGCACCGCCCAGATGCTGCTGGCCCAGGGCCTCCTCCTGCACCTCCTGGGCCGGGGTAAgcccggggggggggtccctgtgccccccaccccccctgtgtccccccacccccccctgtgccccccatcACCACCCCATCACCACCCCATCGGCTCTAGACTGGACGTGGCCGGAGGCGTTGGTGGAAGCGGAGCCGGCGGTAGCCACATCCCGGCGACCACGGGACCCCCCGGGATGGCCACGGGCCCCCCCAGGGAGGCCACGGgtccccccaggacccccctcGCCCTGGGCCCCCCCCGCGGAGCAGCGGCACCGCGCCATCGTGGCCTGGTTCGCCGACCACCCCCGGGCGCCTTTCGGCATCCACCGGCTGGTGGAACTGGGCCGGAGCGCGGGCAAACGGGCCGGGGACTGGTACGGGCCCTCCATGGTGGCCCACATGCTGCGGTGAGTGGGGGTCTGGAGAGGGGGGGGGGCGTTCAtttgggacccccccccacccaggactcaccctgtcccccccccgtGGCAGGAGAGCGGTGGAGACCTGCCCTGACACCGGCAGCCTCGCGGTTTATGTGTCTCAGGACTGTACTGGTACGTACTGGTGTGGTactgggaggtggggggggctTCTCCCTGCTGGATTTGGCGAGGGGGGGGGGCTTCTCCCCCCCAAATTTGGCatgggggggtctgggtgccaggctgagcagcccccCCTGCCATTTTGGTGGCAGTTTATAAAGGGAATGGCACCAGGGTGACATGGGGTGATGCCGTACTGGTGCCGTACTGGTGTGGCACTGGTGGGGGGGGCTTCTTCCCCCCTGGATTTAGGGGTGGGGGGGCTTCTCCCCCCCCCGGATTTGGCatgggggggtctgggtgccaggctgagcagcccccccccccccattttggTGCCAGTTTATAAAGGGGAAGGCACTGGGGTGATGCCAAACACACCAGTACGCACCAGTgtggcactgggagggggggggggggcttcTACCCCCCGGATTTGGCatggggggggtctgggtgccagGCTgagccgcccccccccccccccattttggTGCCAGTTTACAAGGGGGACGTCGCCAGCCTGCTGCGGGGTGACCCGGGCCAGCGCCGCGCCGTCCTCGTCCTGGTGCCGCTgcggctggggggggacaccctgAACCCCGCCTACGTGGAGTGCCTCAAggtggggacccccccgccacccccccgcGGTGCCACCcaccggggacccccccccggtgccaccAACCCCCCCCCATttgtgccccccccccctccaggagctgctgaagcTCCGCTCCTGCGTGGGCATCATCGGCGGCAGACCCCGGCACTCGCTCTACTTCCTCGGCTTCCAAGGTAccaccagtgccaccagtgccaccagtgCCACCAGTTGGGGACACACcacaccgggggggggggggcaccgaCTTATTTTTACCCCCCCCCCAGATGATTTCTTGCTCTACCTGGACCCCCACTACTGCCAGCCCGCCGTGGACACCTCCCGCGAGGATTTCCCCTTGCAGGTGGGTGCTGGAGACCCCAAAaatgggtgggggggggtcccagtgggGTGTAAACCCCCTCCCAAAGtattttccccccccccaaataatTCCCCCCCCCCACGATATTTTCCCACCCCCTTAAATAATCCCCCCCCCAAATAACTTCCCACCCCCCTGGGAAGGTTTCCCCTtgcaggtgggtgctggggacccccataaatgggtgggggggggtcccagtgggGTGTAACCCCCCCCTCCAATATTCCCCCCCCCAAATAATTTCCTACCCCCCAATAttttcccaccccccccaagATATTTTTTCCACCCCCCCGGGAGGGTTTCCCCTtgcaggtgggtgctggggaccccccaTAGATGGCCTTGGGGGGTCCCAGTGGGGTttaaccccccccccaaatattttctccaccccccccccatatttttcccccccccccccaagtccTTCCACTGGCGGGCTCCCCCCGCAAAATGCCCTTCGGGAGGATGGATCCCAGCTGCACCATCGGGTTCTACGCCGCCGGCGGCGGGACCCTGGACGAGCTCTGCGCCGACCTCGCCCGCGTGAGTCCCTGGGGGGGGGCTTTTTAGGGtgcccccccccctttttctacccccccccacccttttTTACCCCCCACCCTTCTCTaacccccccctcctccccccaggtGGCTGGCCCCCCCCCTCGGCGCCGCAGCGATACCCCGTCTTCACGCTGGCCGAGGGGCAAGCGCCGGACCCGGAGCCCCCCCCCCacggcccccccccgccgcctgccgccccccccccgcgccggcaAACGCCCCAAGAAACCCAATGCCGACGAGTTCGTCTTCCTCTgacccccccgggacccccccaccagggaccccccacccttATACACTGGATGagtccccccccccaccccggggtgctGCTGCGGTTTGGGGGGGCCGCAgccatccccccccccccagggttTGGGGTCTTGGTTTGCTGTTGGGGGGGGCCCAagctgagcccccccccccccccaccctagGACCCCCCCCGGGGTGACAAGGGCCATGTTCCCCCCCCGGGGGTGACAGCAgccatgcccccccccccccatcccggTGTTGTCACACTGCTCATGGGGGGGGATATTATTTATTGCCCCACTCAGGACCCCCCCCCATgtccatgtcccccccccctcAAATTAAAGCTGACCTTGACCCTGGGTTACAGCGTCTctccgtgcccccccccccgttctgtcccccccccccccatttggCTTCTTACGCCGCTGCCGCAGCAGCTGCCGGTACCGGAGGCGCCGGGGGTTGAGGCCGAAGGCTTCCAGCCTCTTCCTCGTGAACTCCCGGCCCCCCACGCGCACGGCGGGGCCCAGGGGGGGGGTCGAGCGCCGCCGGGAccccccaggctgggggggggctgcggggggggggggggctgcggcgcgggggggggacCCCGGCTCCTCCGGCCGCTTCCGCTTGTCCCGGCGTTTCTTCCCCAGTTTGGGCTTCACTGGGGGCACTGGTGGGGGGTCCTCGGGCCtgggggggtgggatgggggtgagggggggtcTGTgcccccctgggacccccccgggcccccccccccacgtACGCAGCCACAAGGGATTTGAggatctgctgcttcttcccgGGGGTCTGCGCCCGCCGCCGGTAGTTGGCCTCATCCTGCCGCTCCTCCTGCTCCGAcctggggggggcaggggggtgtgAGCCCCCCAaaacggggagggggggacacaccaggacccccccccccttttaCCCCACCCCCACCCTTTttacccccccacacccctttTTACCCCCCCCTTTACCGGTACATGGAGGTCTTGCGCAGGGAGCACCAGCGGTTCAGCTCCTTGTCGTCGGCTGCCAGGAtctgggggggaggggggacatgggggggggagttgggggggtctgggtgcctCGGTGGGGGTCTGGGCGccctggggggggtctgggtgcttCAGGGAGGGGTCTGGGTGCTCGTGGTGGGTATCTGGGTTGCTCCAGGGAGGGGTCTGGGTGCTCGTgaggggggtctgggtgctCTAGGAGAGTTCTGGGtgccttgggggggggggtctgggcgCCCAGGGCGGGgtctgggtgccctgggggggctctgggtgctcctgggggggctctgggttCTCCAGGGGGGGTCTGTGTGCTCCaggggggggggtctgggcgCCCTGGCGGGGAATTTGGGTGCTCCAGGGTGGGTCTGGGTGCTCTAGGGGGGGGTCTGGTGCTCTaggggggggtctgggtgctcATGGGGAGTGTGGGTGCTCTGGGGAGGGGTCTGGGTGCtctggggggggtctgggtgccccAGGGGGGTCTGGGTGCCTCGGTGGGGGTCTGGGCACCTCatgggggggtctgggtgctccAGGGAGGGGTTctgggtgcccagggaggggtCTGGGTTGCCTCTGGGGTGGGGTCTGGGTGCTCCAGGGAGGGGTCTGGGTGCCTTGGGGGGGGTGTGGGTGCTCGTGGGGATGTCTGGGTGCCCCATGGTGggggtgtgggtgctggggggcgtCTGGGTGCCTTGGGGGGGACTCTGGGTGCTCgtgggggggtctgggtgctccAGGGGGGGTCTGAGTGCCCCTAGGGGGGTCTGGGTACTCCGGGGGGTCTCCTGGGCGccctggggggggtctgggttCTCCAGGAGGGGTCTGGGTGCTCCAGGGAGGGGTCTGGGTGCTCGTGGGGGAGTCTGGGTGCCCGGGGGGGAGGTCTGGGTGCTCGTGGTGAGGTCTGGGTGCCCCGGTGGAAGGGTCTGGGTGTTCCAGGGAGGGGTCCTGGGTGCTCCTGGGAGTCTGGGTGCTCGTGGTGAGGTTTGGGTGCTCCgggtgggggtctgggtgctcATGGGGGAGTGTGGGTGCTCTGGGGAGGGGTCTGGGTGCTCtggggggggtgctgggtgctctgggggggtctgggtgctccGGGGAGGGGTCTGGGTGCTCCAGGGAGGGGTctggtgcccagggaggggtCTGGGTGCTCCGGGGGGTGTCTGGGTGCTCCAGCGGGGTCTGGGTGCTCCgaggggggtctgggtgctccAGGGAGGGGTCTGGGTGCTCGTGGGTGGGTCTGGGTGCCcggggggggtctgggtgcaCTGGGGGGGGTGTGGGTGCTCATGGGGATGTCTGGGTACTCCGTggtgggggtctgggtgctggggggggtctgggcgCCCTGGCGGGGGGTCTGGTGCTCCAGGGCTGGTTTGGGTGTTCgtggggggggtctgggtgctctaggggggggtctgggtgcactggggggggtctgggtgcaCTGGGAGGGGTCTGGGCactccggggggggggggggggggtgtctgtGTGCTCTGGGGTGGAGTCTGGGCACCCCGGGGGAGtctgggtgccctggggagaGGTCTGGGCGCCCTGGCggggggtctgggtgctccAGGGCGGGTCTGGGTGCTCCAGGGCGGGTTTGGGTGCTtgtggggggggtctgggtgctggggggggtccgGGCAGCCTCTACCTCGTCCGTGGTGAGGCCGAAGTCGCAGGGGACGACGCTGCGGTACTTGAAGCGACAGGGCAGGTCGCCCACCAGGTCCTCGTAGTCCAGGCGGTAAAACTCCTCCAGGTATTGCTCGAAGGTGCcggcggctgcgggggggggggggcccgggggtGGGGTCAGGGATTtgtgggggggggtctcagcgattttggggggggtccctggtcACTCACCGGGGTCAAAGGGCGGCTTGTCCCGCTCCGCCGCCTCCTTGAACCGCGTCTTGCGCCGCTTCTTCCCCAGCGCCGGGGGGCTGCcgggttggggggggggacgggggctGCTGGGTCGTAGTCAGCGTCcatctgggggggggggcagttaGGGGGGGctgcctgtgcccccccccacccctgtgtgcccccaccccacccctgtGATGAGTTTCACCCAGTCtcagcctggggggggggggggtaagTACCACAAAATCGGGGTCCTCGCAGTGGGGCTCGCGCTCGTCCCGCCCCGTCCAGGCGTCCCAGTTCCAGTCgtctgtggggagggggggggacaaAGTGACATCATGGGGGGGGGGCAATGACATCAGGGGACACAAAGGGGGTggcaggaccccccccagccaccccccactcaccctccagcccttcctcctcctcgaACTGCGGCTTCTCCTCCTCGGCGCAGCCGTAATAATCGTCACCGAAATATTCCTAtatggtgggggggggggggtgtcagtGGGGACAATttggggacaccgggggggtggcaggggacaccCACCGCCATCAGCCGGTCGTGCTGGGCCGGGTCGAAGTCACCCTCGAGCAGTTGGGGGGTGAAGCCCACGGTGACGTTGCCGGTGGCCTCGCGCAGCCGCCGCAGTCCGCGCCGCCACCTCCGCGCCGCTTCAGGTTCTTCAGCTGCTTCAGCTCCTCCCGCCGCCGTGTTTtctcctgggggggggggacacagggggggggggtcttggggggggacacagacctacagccccccccccccaagctCTTCATCCCCtcctcaccttcctcttcctctcccgAACCTGCTCCCGCTTCTCCTTGCGCCGCTCGTCCCGGCGCCGCACCGACGTGGGGATGTGCCGGGGGTAGGTCTGCACCTGGGGGGGGGGTAGGGTCAGGGCCCCCCCCCCGAGCCCAAACTGTGACCCCTGACCCCAAATTTGTACCCCCTGACCCCAAACTGTGACCCCTGACCT
It includes:
- the ATG4D gene encoding LOW QUALITY PROTEIN: cysteine protease ATG4D (The sequence of the model RefSeq protein was modified relative to this genomic sequence to represent the inferred CDS: deleted 2 bases in 1 codon), whose protein sequence is MATPPSLPPPPHSDVTSARPPTPFPGAGPGPAPAGAPAPPARRRHERGAAAEGGGGEAAAAAAPGPGGPPGAAPGAEEGPRVRGRFLSAWNSVRYGWSVRPRPHFSKLSPLHLLGRVYRLGGDEELERFHRDFSSRLWLTYRRGFPALAGTPWTTDCGWGCTLRTAQMLLAQGLLLHLLGRDWTWPEALVEAEPAVATSRRPRDPPGWPRAPPGRPRVPPGPPSPWAPPAEQRHRAIVAWFADHPRAPFGIHRLVELGRSAGKRAGDWYGPSMVAHMLRRAVETCPDTGSLAVYVSQDCTVYKGDVASLLRGDPGQRRAVLVLVPLRLGGDTLNPAYVECLKELLKLRSCVGIIGGRPRHSLYFLGFQDDFLLYLDPHYCQPAVDTSREDFPLQSFHAGSPRKMPFGRMDPSCTIGFYAAGGGTLDELCADLARVAGPPPRRRSDTPSSRWPRGKRRTRSPPPTAPPRRLPPPPRAGKRPKKPNADEFVFL
- the KRI1 gene encoding LOW QUALITY PROTEIN: protein KRI1 homolog (The sequence of the model RefSeq protein was modified relative to this genomic sequence to represent the inferred CDS: deleted 5 bases in 3 codons) — translated: MAAPELRVNAAFAERYGRYRRREELQRLQDRYGDTGDGSSSESESSEDEVAPDPRHERDFYRTLSLLKTRDPRIYRPDATFYSHQESSSGSDEEEEEEAEGRRAKPMYLKDYERKVVLEKEGKYVDEENEEDEEAAAERRKRAASRSYAEEQQELKESFRAFVADSEEEEEEEGGGSALLRRRSQTAEEKEEEEEDYIRWLKGQGGAPPEPLQDLVPLQQYWTDPALDPGERFLRDYILNRGYREEEEEEEEAEGVSPPPVADSSDEGELFLAKQEDFERRYNFRFEEPGAEQVQTYPRHIPTSVRRRDERRKEKREQVRERKRKEKTRRREELKQLKNLKRRRWRRGLRRLREATGNVTVGFTPQLLEGDFDPAQHDRLMAEYFGDDYYGCAEEEKPQFEEEEGLEDDWNWDAWTGRDEREPHCEDPDFVMDADYDPAAPVPPPNPAAPALGKKRRKTRFKEAAERDKPPFDPAAGTFEQYLEEFYRLDYEDLVGDLPCRFKYRSVVPCDFGLTTDEILAADDKELNRWCSLRKTSMYRSEQEERQDEANYRRRAQTPGKKQQILKSLVAAPEDPPPVPPVKPKLGKKRRDKRKRPEEPGSPPRAAAPPPPAAPPQPGGSRRRSTPPLGPAVRVGGREFTRKRLEAFGLNPRRLRYRQLLRQRRKKPNGGGGDRTGGGARRDAVTQGQGQL